DNA from Lagenorhynchus albirostris chromosome 15, mLagAlb1.1, whole genome shotgun sequence:
ACAGCAGGTCTTCAGACTCTACAAGTAAGTGAATGGTACAAACCTGGGTCACCAAACCATACCCGTCCTCAAGTGTCTCCCCAGCCTTCGCTTCCTTCCTTCAACACAAGACTGGAGGAATACTAAATGAAAGCAGAGTTCCTGCTGTCACAGAGCAGGATGCTCCGTCAGAATTTAGAGGATCCGCAATTGGGATGTCCCCAAAAGAAGTGAGAAGATCTCTGCAAGGATTGGATGAAGcaacagagcaggaggaaaaaaatggcttAGGTGTGACCCTCTTCTTTTCCCACACCTCTAAAATACTTGGTAATCCAAGATAAGAGAACCAAATACAACTGAAGCCAAAAAGGAGTCCAGCCACTCTCCCCAGGCAGagagttttctgttttccaagtttTACCAGACGTCCTTGAAATGTCACCTTTTGCATAGTTTCAGACTCTAAACTCCTACAACACAGCTATACGGTGGAATAGTATACAAACATTAAGAATGAGGTAGTACCAACGTGCTCTACTTCTAAAAATTAAAGGTGTTCTAAAAAGGAAAGATGCACTACCGAGGGAGAGTAATAAAGTGTGCATCACTCACGTAATGAACATCCAATACATTCCAGTTGTTCAGACTAGAACATAAGAGGGAACAAGACtgaaaaatccctgccctcctacAGCTTATGCCCTAGTATTAATAAACAAAGCGCATAAGTAAATTGCAAGGCGTATTGGAAGGCAAATGAGTCTTacggaaaaaataaaattaggggaAGGAGCATAAAATTTAGAAAGAGGCTGCAATTTTAAATAATCCTTTAAGCAAAGACACGAGCAACGACTGACATGGGTACCTAGGGGAGAAGAGCGACCCAGGCGGAAAAGTCGTGCACAGGCTACAGGAGTAGTGCCCGTGCCGGGCGGGAGCGCCTCGGAGAGGCTGGCGTTGCGGGCAGAGGGCCCGCTGGACGCGAAATCTGCGCAGAGGATGGGCGGGGAAGGTTAGGGTCGGCCTCCGCGCTGTGCGCGCCGCGCGGCCGGCCGGGGCCCACCTTGCGGGTGACGTTGTGCACATAGGGGCAGGTGTTGCAGGCGAAGCGGTGGCAGCGCTGCCCCTCCTCCACGATCAGCCCGTTCCCGCAGCCCGGGCAGAAAAGCAGCATCGCGGCGACTAGCCCGGTTCTCCCGGCAGCTCTCGCGACCGTTCGGCGCCGGCGCGCCGACGCTCCGACGCTCCGAACTCCCATTGGTCCCGGCAGCCTCCCCGCCCCAACCAGCCCACCAATAGTCACGCCGACTTCGCGCTCCCAGGGAGCATTGCGGCGGGCCGACTCCCAGTAACTCACTTCTCATTGGTCCTCGAGGTAGCCCCGCCCCCCAACGCCCCGAGGGAGCGTCTGCGGCGGCGGTCCCCGCGCATGCGTGCCGCACCACGGTCGCGCGGCCGGCTAGGCAGCCTGGAGGAGGCGGGGGCCGCGGCGCGGCGGGAGCCGCaggaggacgaggaggacgaggaggaggcgCTGCCGCACTCCGAGGCGGTGGACGTGTTCCAGGAGGGTCTGGCCATGGTAGTGCAGGACCCGCTGCTCTGCGACCTTCCGATCCAGGTGCGCACGGGCCGGGGGCCGTCGGGGCGCGGACGGACCCCGGAGTGTCGATGGGGGCTGCGGCCAGAGGCCTTGGGATGGCGTCTCCGGTCGTAAACGAGGGTCTAGGCTCCGGCCCGGCCTGGGGGCGAGCGAGGCTCTCGCCTCTGGCGCGGAATTTAAAGGGGCGCCAAAACCCCCCACTAGTTAACACACATGacttttcatcagtgtttttaaaacgCAAAGTTGGTTTACAAAAGCCTACGGCAAACAAAataatatcattttcaaataaaagatcACTGTTACCggtttttcctttctcctcaatCTTCAGTGAGTTTTGGCACTGTCATGTTTTAAAGTCCTTGTTATTTTGCCCATcgtggaatttttaaattaacttctgTTTTGTTAACGGTTGTAttgacatgtttttcttttaccGTTTTTTGGTGCCCCAGCCTTGCCGGAGGCCCTGGATCCTGATGATCGGGGGCTCTCAGGCCGGAAGGTGGGGCCCAGTGTTCCTCCTCCCACCCAGCACCTGGCCCGGAGGAGCCAGGGGCTGTTCCTCAAGGCGATTCATTCTCCTTGCCCATTTCTCCCGAGCGTCCATCCACTTCATAGAAAACGTGGATAAGACATGAGATTAAAGTGCTGAAAAACCGGGAAATCCTAACATATATGCAAGAACCTCCCAAAAATGtggcaccactttttgaagacagctgtttttctttgttgtttggaGTGGTGAAGAGAGCTCCCACCTCCAGCCTTGGTCTTTTCTAGGTTACTTTGGAAGAGGTCAATTCCCAAATAGCACTAGAATACGGCCAAGCAATGACAGTCCGAGTGTGCAAGATGGATGGAGAAGTTATGCGTAAGTGCTGCCCTCCCCCTCAGGCCGTGCAGTCTGAACCTTCACGGGAGAAGATGTTAGCAGGGCTGGTCAGTGGAAACTCAGGGCCGTGCCCAGGGTTGTTGGGGCAGCCACAAGCTCCCCCTGCCCAGCCTTGAGCCTCAGGAAGAAGCTTCTGGGTTCCTCTCCTGCAATCTGAGGCTGTGGCTGTGGATTCCCACCACGGATCTTCTCCCATCTGTGCAGCTGTGGTTGTAGTCCAGAACGCCACAGTCCTGGACCTGAAGAAGGCCATCCAGAGATACGTGCAGCTCAGGCAGGAGCGCGAAGGGGGCATTCAGCACATCAGCTGGTGAGTGCAGCCACAGCTCCTCCTTGCAGCCCTTCCTAGGAGCTGGACTTCACAGGACCTCTTGCTGGACATGAGCCTTTTCATCACCTGGGCTCTGCTCCAGAGTGTGGCCTGGAGCAACGAGCTCCCTGTCCCAAGCCTCGGCCAGGGCAGGTGCTTCTGTGCCACGAGCCCTGCCTCAGCTGCTCTTCACTGACATCACCCCACCCAGGCAGCTGGGTATCTTCACGTGAGGACCCCTTAGGGCACTTGCGGTGTGCCTGGAGGTGGTTTCCCTGGTTACAGATGGTGCAGCTGCCAGCTCCTCACCTGGGTGctctcagctctgtctccttCTGGATCAAGTGTCCCGTTAACTGTGTCTTGGTACAGCCACCCGTTTCATTAGCAACGTGGGTTTGGCCCCCAGCCACCCCATGCATCCCTTTGAGAGCAGTGCGTCCTTGAACCTGCCTCAGGCCTGGTACACACAAGGTACAGGGAAAGAGCCCAAGGAGGAGGCAGGTGGCCTCAGGCCCCGCAGAGCTAAGCGCCTTGAGCCCTCCTCAGGCACAGTTGCATCCCAGCTGCCCTGCTCACCCTGCTCGTGGTTGACTGAATTCCCATCTTGCAGGTCCTATGTGTGGAGGACGTACCACCTGACCTCTGCAGGAGAGAAGCTCGCAGAGGACCAGAGGAAGCTCCGAGAGTAAGTTCAGGCTATGCCTTGAGCTGCAGGGAAGTATCTGGTCTGTGGCCCTCTGATTCCCCATGCCCTGCCATTCGGCTGGGGTCTTCTCCAGAGGCTCGTAAGGGAAGGAGGGATCTTAAATCAGTTCCTGGGGAATGTGTGAGACCAGCAGAGTCCCTGTTTGGACTGAGGTCCTCCTGCAAGGAGCTCCCTGGAGGCCTCCCTGCCAGGACGGGAGACAGAGAAGCAGTGGAAGGGGCCCTGCAGCTCCTCTCCAGCAGCGGTTCAGGGCTGCACAGAACCAGGAGGAGAGAATTAAGAGTGTGCATGGCCCTTGCCACCTCCTCACCTTCCCGGACACCATGCTCTTCCCACCTGGTCTCTGTTATCCCTCACAAGCCTCAGGTGAGGAGTCACAAATGTGCCCTTCGGTAGATCGGACGCTCTGTGCTTTTACTTCTTTCAGTTATGGTATCCGGAATCGGGATGAGGTGTCCTTCATCAAAAAGCTGAGACAAAAGTGAATCTCCAGACATGGAAAACCCTCTGTGCTGGTGGCCGAGCTTTTCCCCGAGAGGAGGAAGCCTTGGCCCCTGTGCCATTTTCCCAGAAGAGTGTTGAGATAGCCTCACCCCAGCTGGACCCACCTGGACTCTCAGCGTGAACCCCGATCCCATGGCGGATCCCACAGGGCTGTGGGCCTGACCCTGTATACAGAATAAACCTATTTGCTTCTGAGTTTGGAAAGTCAAGCCACTGTACGGGGGCAGGCGGGACTGGCGCTGCCCCTCACAGTGAGGAGGTGAGGGCAGAGAACATGCAGGCACGTCACACGGTCTGAATGCTGCACCTGAGCCCTTGGCCACCCCATTCCCCAAGCCATACACACCTGTCCCTGTAATCTCTGCAGCGAGGAGGTGAAAGCTGAGCGGCTGGCTCTCTGTTTCTGCTTGTGGGGAAACAAAGGCCTGTGTCTGAGCCCAGCCATGGACAGGGCCTCCAGCTTCAGCCTAAGGGCTCACCTACAGCAGTGCCTTCACCAGCTCCTGGAAAGGGTGATGGCTCGGGGCTGGAATTGGAGCTGCCAGCTGGGcagggagggctggggtggggcaccTCTCAGTGTGGATGGGGAAGTGTGACTGCATTCATAAGTCCTTGTCCCTTTGTCGCCTACCAGTCCTTCTATAGAACGGGGACAGGGTGTGTGCACTTggctgaggacttccctgggagGCGTACGTGACACTGAGTTCCCTGTTCTGGGGACTTGTGAGTGGGAGGCCTGGGCACTGAAGGACCTCCCTCCACAGCCTCCAGCCAGAACCCGGAAAGGAGGAGGCAGCTCTGGTCAAGTTAGTGGCAGCTAAAACGCTCCCGGTCCATTTATTGGCCACATGAGGTGGTCGTCAAGAGGCTAGTTAGAAGGCAATCTCGGGAACTACTGTGATAAATGCCCGGAAGTACAAGGGGTTCAACAGCAGTGAACACGGCACAAGGGGTCTGTGCAAGGGGAGCAGGGCTCGCAGGCGGAGTCCCGAGCCTCAGGCCTGGCCCCGGCCCACAGGGCACACGGCCCCAGCACCCCACCAGCTCAGTGGAGCTGAGCGTCCAGCTCGTACTTCTCACAGAACTTGTCAGTGAAGGGGATGCAGGTGAGGAACTCGCACCACTCACAGCGCACAGGGTAGAAGTAGAAGAGGACCACCAGGCCAGCCAGGAGGCCCAGGAAGACCACCTGAAAGATGATGATCTGACAGCGCTTGCGGTACAGGTCAAACTTGCCAAAGCTGATGTAGGGCAAGAAGGCAAAGGAGAGGAAGAGCCCGCTGACGAAGCCCGAGATGTGGGCGAAGTTGTCGATCCAGGGCAGCAGCCCGAAGGTGAACAGGAAGAGCACCACAGCCAGCAGCTTGAAGAAGGCACGCCAGGGCCGCGCCAGGACCTGCCAGCTCTGGAAGAGCTCCACGAAGAGGCAGGCCAGGATGCCGAACTGCGAGCCGGCGGGGCCCACCTGGGGGCGTGTGGGTGCCTGTGAGCCGGTGGGCCTGAGCGGGTCGCTCCGTCCCACCTCCCTCCGCCCAGAGTGTATCGGGACAGGAGCCAAGTGGAGCTGCTCCCAGGCGGGGCACTGTAGGAACTAGACTCTGTGGTGGAACCAGTTCATGCTGGGCAGCAGGTGCACGTAGGAGGGCCCCACCCTGGGGGCAGCCTTACCTCTGCCCGGTATGGCAGGAAAATGGCACTGGCCAGGTTACCAGTGATGCCACTCAGCAGGTAGATGATGGCTATGCGGTGCCAGCCTGCCAGCTTCTCCAGGTCCCGCAGGACAGTCATCTGGAAGCAGACAGACACCAGGCAGTGCAGGATCCTGTGGGGAGGGGGGGCATTCAGCGGGGAAAGCTCACCAGCTACTCCTGGGGTCCCTGGGACCACCCACTCCACCCAACCCCGCTCAGCCCACATGGTGTCACTTGCCCAGCGTGCAAGAATAGGGACAGCCACAGGCGGTAGAACTGGTCGGGCACCTCGGGGTTGAGGAAGGGCAACAGCCCACACACGTCAT
Protein-coding regions in this window:
- the SNRNP25 gene encoding U11/U12 small nuclear ribonucleoprotein 25 kDa protein isoform X2, with the translated sequence MRAAPRSRGRLGSLEEAGAAARREPQEDEEDEEEALPHSEAVDVFQEGLAMVVQDPLLCDLPIQVTLEEVNSQIALEYGQAMTVRVCKMDGEVMRPMCGGRTT
- the SNRNP25 gene encoding U11/U12 small nuclear ribonucleoprotein 25 kDa protein isoform X1, with amino-acid sequence MVVQDPLLCDLPIQVTLEEVNSQIALEYGQAMTVRVCKMDGEVMPVVVVQNATVLDLKKAIQRYVQLRQEREGGIQHISWSYVWRTYHLTSAGEKLAEDQRKLRDYGIRNRDEVSFIKKLRQK